In one window of Photorhabdus laumondii subsp. laumondii DNA:
- a CDS encoding S8 family peptidase — protein MSISLEYFQSAKFDGNLYLKCHGEISNDTEIKYTVTNSKTKEIYECYSEDNQLVCLTSLKPANYKIEATIKKDGKIIATLTPEDIEIKESDFLFDIDKKIDEIDKDKTDNININHIPSKQIPSKGNTVSLKGNNDIPNKNLKYNLEIMFSPDGLKKFEIEKDNLLPAFNSSQHSIEIKPVFNQEDLDKKTWKTPEFSKLIHLYKIDADINHADLVKLANELEKLDYVEFCSLMPILKELPPPPLLLSEEETIIPEFDTTHIVTPDFSHLQGYLDEHSGMNIRKAWDEGYKGKGVTVHHLDFGVYRNHEDLVGNITVINSRPETQDCNHGTAATGCIAAKDNTFGVTGIAHECQFRFYDVDDFDRIIYSFLPGDIISLNIQTVANNRYYPFTYLKSNWQRIKSCADAGAIIIFASGNSGINLAYDFTFPNYGDPGGIMIGACTSINGHRLGFSNHNLHTSLNSWGENVTTTGYTNLQYLPGNKRNYTRSYNGTSSATPLVSGALALIQSYIKLKYHKYLNCTQIATLVRSSGFTIGELQGVGTRPNVANAFKLVDRLFS, from the coding sequence ATGTCCATATCCCTTGAGTATTTTCAATCTGCAAAATTTGACGGTAATTTATATCTTAAATGTCACGGTGAAATTAGTAACGATACAGAAATAAAATACACCGTAACCAATTCAAAAACAAAAGAGATATATGAATGTTATAGTGAAGATAATCAACTCGTCTGTTTGACTTCACTTAAACCCGCAAATTATAAAATAGAAGCAACCATTAAAAAAGACGGTAAAATAATTGCTACGCTTACACCAGAAGATATAGAAATAAAAGAATCAGACTTTCTGTTTGATATCGATAAAAAAATCGATGAGATAGATAAAGACAAAACTGATAATATCAACATTAACCATATACCATCGAAACAGATACCTTCCAAAGGAAATACTGTTTCTTTAAAAGGAAACAATGATATCCCAAATAAGAATTTGAAATATAACCTTGAGATTATGTTTTCCCCTGATGGATTAAAAAAATTTGAAATAGAAAAAGATAATTTATTACCTGCTTTTAATTCATCTCAACATTCAATAGAGATAAAACCTGTTTTTAATCAAGAAGATTTAGATAAGAAAACCTGGAAAACACCAGAATTCAGTAAATTAATTCATCTTTACAAGATAGATGCTGATATTAATCATGCTGATTTAGTCAAGTTAGCCAATGAACTGGAGAAACTGGATTATGTCGAATTTTGCTCTCTTATGCCGATTTTGAAAGAGCTGCCGCCGCCACCTTTGCTTCTATCCGAAGAGGAAACGATAATTCCTGAATTTGATACTACTCATATCGTTACACCTGATTTTTCACATCTACAAGGATATTTAGACGAACACAGCGGTATGAATATTAGAAAAGCCTGGGATGAAGGTTATAAAGGCAAAGGTGTCACTGTACACCATCTTGATTTTGGTGTTTATAGAAACCATGAAGATTTAGTTGGTAATATTACGGTTATCAACAGCCGCCCAGAAACACAAGATTGTAATCACGGCACAGCCGCCACCGGCTGTATTGCTGCAAAAGATAATACATTCGGTGTGACAGGTATTGCTCACGAATGTCAATTCCGTTTTTATGACGTCGATGACTTTGATAGAATAATATATAGCTTTTTACCGGGAGATATTATTAGTTTAAATATTCAAACTGTAGCCAATAATAGATATTATCCTTTTACCTATCTCAAATCTAATTGGCAAAGAATAAAAAGTTGTGCTGATGCAGGGGCAATAATTATTTTCGCTTCTGGTAATAGTGGTATTAATTTAGCCTATGACTTCACTTTCCCTAATTATGGCGATCCTGGCGGTATTATGATTGGTGCCTGTACATCAATTAATGGACACAGGTTAGGTTTTTCCAATCATAATCTTCACACCAGTTTAAATTCCTGGGGTGAGAATGTCACAACGACTGGATATACAAACTTACAGTACCTACCAGGAAATAAGAGAAATTATACGCGCAGTTATAATGGAACATCCAGTGCGACACCTTTAGTCTCAGGTGCATTAGCGCTTATTCAGTCCTATATAAAATTAAAATATCATAAATATCTTAATTGCACTCAAATAGCAACACTGGTTAGAAGTAGTGGTTTTACAATAGGTGAACTACAAGGAGTCGGCACGCGACCAAATGTCGCAAATGCTTTCAAATTAGTTGATCGCCTGTTTTCTTAA
- the lolD gene encoding lipoprotein-releasing ABC transporter ATP-binding protein LolD encodes MNNQPLLLCNNLCKKYQEGQVLTEVLKNVTFAINQSEMMAIVGSSGSGKSTLLHLLGGLDTPTSGEVLFKGHSLNKMSSGARAELRNHELGFIYQFHHLLPDFNAVENVAMPLLIGGKNRGQAQKKAFEMLAAVGLEKRAHHRPSELSGGERQRVAIARALVNEPSLVLADEPTGNLDLRNADSIFALLGELNRQQGTAFLVVTHDLNLAGRLNRQVEMRDGYLQDELTVTGAL; translated from the coding sequence ATGAATAATCAACCACTATTGTTGTGTAATAATCTGTGTAAAAAATACCAGGAAGGGCAAGTACTGACCGAAGTGCTGAAAAATGTCACTTTTGCTATCAATCAGAGTGAAATGATGGCGATTGTGGGAAGTTCCGGTTCAGGTAAGAGTACGCTTCTGCATTTGCTTGGTGGGTTGGATACACCGACTTCTGGTGAAGTCCTTTTTAAAGGGCACTCTTTGAATAAAATGTCCTCCGGAGCCAGAGCAGAACTGCGAAATCATGAATTGGGCTTTATTTATCAGTTTCACCATCTGTTGCCAGATTTTAATGCGGTAGAGAATGTCGCTATGCCACTGTTAATTGGTGGTAAAAATCGCGGTCAGGCACAGAAGAAAGCATTCGAAATGCTGGCGGCTGTTGGTTTGGAGAAGCGTGCTCATCACCGTCCATCAGAATTGTCAGGGGGAGAACGCCAGCGTGTGGCAATTGCCAGAGCGTTGGTTAATGAACCTTCTTTAGTTTTAGCGGATGAACCTACCGGTAACCTCGATTTACGTAATGCAGATAGCATCTTTGCATTATTGGGTGAGCTTAACCGGCAGCAAGGCACGGCATTTCTGGTTGTCACCCATGATTTGAATCTCGCCGGCAGGTTAAATCGTCAGGTGGAGATGCGTGATGGCTATTTACAGGATGAATTGACCGTGACGGGAGCGTTGTAA
- the lolC gene encoding lipoprotein-releasing ABC transporter permease subunit LolC — MFQSVSLFIGLRYMRGRAADKFGRFVSWLSTIGITLGVAALITVLSVMNGFERSLETSILGLMPQAVVTSVNGSLDPKAHPASELAALKQVDRMTPLVMGDVVLQSARNVGVGVMLGIAFDEYEPLTEYLTGAYRHQLEPGSYNAILGEKLAGELGVKRGDRIRLMVPGASQLTPMGRIPSQRLFTVIGTFASNSEVDGTQILVNQQDAARLMRYPPGHITGWRLYLSEPLAVDSLSLQTMPEGLLWKDWRERKGEFFQAVRMEKNMMGLLLSLIIAVAAFNIITSLGLLVMEKQGEVAILQTQGLVRRQVMAIFMIQGAGAGIIGTLLGTGLGVLLSSQLNNLMPLIGLLTSGVELPVAIEPLQVATIAISAMAIALLSTLYPSWRAAAIQPAEALRYE; from the coding sequence ATGTTTCAATCTGTCTCATTATTTATAGGTTTGCGGTATATGCGTGGTCGGGCGGCTGATAAATTTGGTCGGTTTGTTTCCTGGCTGTCAACCATTGGCATTACTCTCGGTGTTGCCGCATTAATTACAGTATTGTCTGTGATGAATGGTTTTGAGCGTTCACTGGAAACCAGTATTCTTGGCTTGATGCCACAGGCGGTTGTGACGTCGGTAAACGGCTCGCTAGACCCAAAAGCGCATCCTGCCAGTGAACTTGCGGCTCTCAAGCAGGTTGACAGGATGACGCCATTGGTGATGGGGGATGTTGTATTGCAAAGCGCCCGGAATGTCGGTGTTGGTGTGATGCTGGGTATCGCTTTTGATGAATATGAGCCGCTGACTGAATATTTAACCGGCGCTTATCGTCATCAACTTGAACCCGGTAGCTACAATGCTATTTTGGGCGAAAAACTGGCTGGGGAGCTTGGGGTAAAACGCGGTGATCGCATTCGCCTGATGGTGCCTGGTGCAAGTCAGTTGACACCAATGGGGCGTATTCCTAGTCAGCGTCTATTTACTGTTATTGGCACTTTTGCGTCTAATAGCGAAGTCGATGGCACACAGATTCTGGTTAATCAGCAAGATGCAGCTCGTCTGATGCGCTATCCACCAGGTCACATCACTGGCTGGCGTCTCTATCTCTCAGAACCATTGGCTGTAGATAGTTTGAGCTTACAAACCATGCCGGAAGGGTTGTTATGGAAAGATTGGCGCGAACGTAAAGGTGAGTTTTTCCAAGCGGTCAGGATGGAAAAAAATATGATGGGCTTATTGTTAAGCCTGATTATTGCCGTGGCTGCGTTCAATATCATCACTTCGCTTGGTTTACTGGTCATGGAAAAACAGGGAGAAGTGGCGATTTTGCAGACACAGGGACTGGTACGTCGTCAGGTTATGGCGATTTTTATGATCCAGGGAGCCGGAGCCGGGATCATCGGCACTTTACTGGGAACTGGGCTTGGTGTTCTGCTTTCCAGTCAGCTTAATAACTTAATGCCACTGATTGGCTTATTGACCTCAGGTGTTGAGCTGCCTGTTGCCATTGAGCCGCTACAGGTTGCTACAATCGCAATTTCAGCGATGGCGATTGCTCTATTGTCTACGTTATATCCTTCCTGGCGTGCTGCTGCCATTCAACCTGCTGAGGCTTTGCGTTATGAATAA
- the lolE gene encoding lipoprotein-releasing ABC transporter permease subunit LolE, whose translation MANLPLSLVTALRFSRGRRRGGMVSLISVISTLGIMLGVAVLIIGLSAMNGFERELRNRILSVVPHGEIYTVHQPFEQWQPALERVKNTTGVVAASPYITFTGLMEKGASLHAVQVRGVDLATESQVSSLPQFVQDNVWQNFQAGHQQVILGQGVANALKVKQGDWLTVMIPNNDPEMKLLQPKRIRLQVSGIFQLSGLLDHSLALVPLADAQQYLDYGQGITGIAIKVDDVFAADQRVRSAGEASQEYVYISSWIRNYGYMYHDIQMVRSIMYLAMILVIGVACFNIVSTLIMAVKDKSSDIAILRTLGAKDRQIRAVFLWYGLLTGMTGSIAGAVAGVLASLNLTALIHGLEKLIGHQFLSGDVYFIDFLPSELHGMDVLYVLATALILSLLASWYPARRASRLDPARILSGK comes from the coding sequence ATGGCGAATTTGCCTCTCTCTTTGGTCACTGCCTTGAGATTTAGTCGCGGGCGTCGCCGTGGCGGTATGGTATCTCTGATTTCGGTGATTTCTACGTTAGGGATTATGCTTGGTGTCGCTGTTCTCATCATTGGTCTAAGTGCCATGAATGGTTTTGAACGAGAATTGAGAAACCGCATCCTTTCTGTTGTTCCTCATGGTGAAATTTATACGGTTCATCAGCCTTTTGAACAGTGGCAGCCTGCATTGGAACGGGTAAAAAACACCACCGGTGTGGTTGCGGCTTCACCTTATATTACTTTCACTGGATTGATGGAAAAAGGTGCCAGCTTGCATGCTGTTCAGGTGAGAGGGGTTGATTTAGCCACGGAATCTCAGGTCAGCTCATTACCACAATTTGTCCAAGATAATGTCTGGCAAAATTTTCAGGCGGGTCATCAACAGGTCATTCTGGGGCAGGGAGTTGCTAATGCTTTAAAGGTTAAGCAGGGTGATTGGTTGACTGTCATGATCCCGAACAATGATCCCGAAATGAAACTGTTGCAACCAAAACGGATTCGTTTACAAGTTAGCGGGATTTTTCAATTGAGTGGTTTGCTTGATCATAGTTTGGCTTTGGTCCCTTTGGCCGATGCTCAACAATATTTAGATTATGGGCAAGGGATCACTGGCATTGCAATCAAGGTTGATGATGTATTTGCCGCTGATCAACGAGTAAGGTCTGCCGGGGAAGCATCACAGGAATATGTCTATATCAGTAGTTGGATAAGAAATTATGGCTATATGTATCATGATATTCAGATGGTACGTAGCATTATGTATCTGGCGATGATTCTGGTGATTGGCGTGGCATGTTTTAATATCGTTTCTACCCTGATTATGGCGGTAAAAGATAAAAGCAGTGATATTGCTATCCTGCGAACCCTCGGCGCTAAGGATAGGCAAATTAGAGCAGTTTTTCTCTGGTATGGGTTATTGACGGGGATGACGGGCAGTATTGCTGGTGCTGTAGCTGGCGTGTTGGCATCACTGAATCTGACAGCGCTTATTCATGGGCTGGAAAAGCTGATCGGGCATCAATTTCTTTCCGGTGATGTTTACTTCATTGATTTCCTGCCATCTGAGTTGCATGGCATGGATGTTCTGTATGTTCTGGCGACGGCTCTGATTCTGAGTTTATTAGCCAGTTGGTATCCGGCAAGGCGGGCAAGTAGACTTGATCCGGCACGAATTTTAAGTGGAAAATAA
- a CDS encoding TauD/TfdA family dioxygenase translates to MTELNSFQTEEITPFGLKITPQYSDQHIDTLPVEQLKELARKHHLLILRGFKSDLSDHEKYEKYARNWGEIMMWPFGAILDVREHQDATDHVFDNSYMPLHWDGMYKPTIPEFIMFHCAHAPESDQGGRTTFVNTRRVVANATQQQLEQWKNISITYRINKVTHYGGEVHSPLVEEHPDRNGFVIRYNEPAVDGEKFLNKHAIEYHNINPDQVAEFQQDFINILYDKRHLYAHAWKKSDLVIVDNFSLLHGREGFTSKSERHLQRIHIQSNPAFNNQALRS, encoded by the coding sequence ATGACAGAATTAAATAGCTTTCAGACAGAAGAAATAACCCCTTTTGGTTTAAAAATTACGCCTCAATATTCCGATCAACATATTGATACATTACCAGTGGAACAACTGAAAGAACTGGCAAGAAAACACCATCTGCTTATATTACGTGGTTTTAAATCTGATTTATCTGATCACGAAAAATATGAAAAATATGCCCGTAATTGGGGAGAAATAATGATGTGGCCGTTTGGTGCTATTTTAGATGTTCGTGAACACCAAGATGCTACCGATCACGTTTTTGATAATAGCTATATGCCGTTGCACTGGGATGGCATGTACAAACCAACAATTCCCGAATTTATTATGTTCCATTGCGCCCACGCACCTGAAAGCGATCAAGGGGGCAGGACAACCTTTGTCAATACTCGCCGTGTTGTTGCTAATGCTACTCAACAGCAATTAGAACAGTGGAAGAATATATCGATTACTTATCGCATTAATAAAGTCACTCATTATGGCGGGGAAGTTCACTCTCCTTTAGTGGAAGAACATCCGGACAGAAATGGATTCGTTATCAGATATAACGAACCGGCAGTAGATGGAGAAAAATTCCTAAATAAACATGCTATTGAATATCATAATATCAACCCCGATCAAGTAGCAGAATTTCAACAAGATTTTATCAATATATTATATGATAAGCGCCATTTATATGCTCATGCATGGAAAAAAAGTGATCTGGTGATTGTGGATAATTTCTCTCTGCTACATGGCCGTGAAGGATTTACTTCCAAATCAGAACGGCATTTACAGAGAATCCATATTCAATCTAATCCAGCATTTAATAATCAGGCGTTAAGATCATAG
- a CDS encoding non-canonical purine NTP pyrophosphatase — MNLYFYTSNSKKYTYAESIFSSHADINLVHKSFDFKELQTNDPQENLLFKLNQVPHVPSSYVFIEDSTFHINALNGFPSLYTKYILSSLGVQGIINLLAEKGNRECYFINHLALRTENNKVVFFSGTTRGLSISLSPLERSNETSWSDLWQILKVTDGGQFYSQLIEGDKHLFNQQNNNTDAFQLLRDHLTEIEL; from the coding sequence ATGAACCTTTATTTTTACACGTCTAACTCAAAGAAATACACTTATGCCGAATCTATTTTTTCCAGTCATGCTGACATAAACTTGGTTCATAAAAGCTTCGACTTTAAAGAGTTACAAACTAATGATCCTCAAGAAAACCTACTATTTAAATTAAATCAGGTTCCACACGTCCCTTCTTCCTATGTTTTTATTGAGGACAGCACCTTCCATATAAATGCTCTTAATGGTTTCCCCTCGCTGTATACTAAATACATTTTATCTTCATTAGGCGTTCAGGGAATTATTAACCTATTAGCAGAAAAAGGTAACCGTGAGTGTTATTTCATCAATCACTTGGCGCTCAGAACAGAAAATAATAAGGTAGTCTTTTTTTCAGGCACTACAAGAGGGTTATCTATTTCTCTCTCTCCTTTAGAGCGCAGTAATGAGACAAGCTGGTCTGATCTTTGGCAAATATTAAAAGTAACAGATGGTGGGCAGTTCTACAGTCAATTAATTGAAGGAGATAAGCACCTTTTCAACCAACAGAATAACAATACTGATGCTTTTCAACTACTCAGGGATCACCTTACTGAGATAGAGTTATAA
- the pvcA gene encoding L-tyrosine isonitrile synthase has product MQSVTANNITSENVSLNNISMQILRELLQYRRHLTDPVKNSAKEEEIIKTVQLPRIEYFIKNKKPIEFILPAFPTKSPNINKVLGTAPDMAERLSLIFLNSFCQRIQLYYPPGARIIICSDGHVFGDLIHVSDEVISQYHEDIKQLLHEVGAINLSTFNLNDDKELCEHSDDFNLQRQMLVKHYARSEASIKDELLQNNNGLQLYRAVTRFLYEDSLLPGYTGSNNALQKDAKQRAIGVIQRSWAWGSLLDTHFPKAIRLSIHPQPADSIKFGIHMMPTRDDWLTPWHGVAANVNGQFILMKHKEVQMMGGKLVNIHGKPSHYVI; this is encoded by the coding sequence ATGCAAAGTGTCACCGCTAACAATATTACATCCGAGAATGTTTCCTTGAATAATATTTCTATGCAAATTCTGCGCGAATTGTTGCAATATCGCAGGCACCTTACTGATCCAGTGAAAAATTCAGCTAAAGAAGAAGAGATTATTAAAACTGTACAATTACCCAGAATTGAATACTTTATCAAGAATAAAAAGCCTATCGAATTCATTCTACCGGCATTCCCAACCAAGTCACCAAACATAAATAAAGTACTTGGTACTGCCCCTGATATGGCAGAACGCTTATCTTTGATTTTTCTTAATTCTTTTTGCCAACGTATCCAGCTTTATTATCCTCCTGGTGCTCGCATTATTATTTGTTCTGATGGACATGTTTTCGGTGATCTCATTCATGTCAGTGATGAAGTTATCAGCCAATACCATGAAGATATTAAACAATTACTTCATGAAGTGGGTGCTATCAATTTAAGTACATTTAACCTCAATGACGATAAGGAACTCTGCGAACATAGTGATGATTTTAATTTACAGAGACAGATGTTAGTAAAACATTATGCCCGCTCAGAGGCATCTATCAAAGACGAACTGTTGCAAAATAATAACGGATTACAATTATACCGTGCAGTCACCCGCTTTTTATATGAAGACAGCTTATTACCTGGTTACACCGGATCAAACAATGCCCTACAGAAAGATGCCAAACAAAGAGCTATCGGTGTTATTCAACGAAGTTGGGCATGGGGAAGTTTATTAGATACTCATTTCCCAAAAGCCATACGTCTGTCTATTCATCCTCAACCAGCAGACAGTATTAAATTTGGTATTCATATGATGCCAACCCGGGATGATTGGTTAACCCCTTGGCATGGTGTCGCAGCCAATGTAAATGGGCAATTTATACTTATGAAACACAAAGAAGTTCAGATGATGGGCGGAAAATTAGTAAATATTCATGGAAAACCCAGTCACTATGTAATTTGA
- the mfd gene encoding transcription-repair coupling factor, producing MSSKYRYELPERRGDNRQLGQLTGAACAVECAEIIERHQGPVVLITKDMQNALRLHDEIHQFTDCSVDLLSDWETLPYDSFSPHQEIISNRLSTLYRLPTMTKGVLILPINTLMQRVCPHEYLNGHALVMHKDQRLSRDKLRTELEQAGYRSVEQVLEHGEFATRGALLDLFPMGSEHPYRIDFFDDEIDSLRIFDVDSQRTLTEVKQINLLPAHEFPTDKETIELFRSQWRERFEVRRDNEHIYQQVSKGTLPAGIEYWQPLFFNQPLPSLFDYLPDNTLLISQEINHSAERFWQDIQQRFESRKIDPMRPLLPPEELWLPADNLFSALKNWPRIQLKTEELSKKASHVNLDYQLLPDLSVVAQNKAPLDKLRRFLEQFSGRVIFSVESEGRKETLQELLSRIKIKPIKISKLHQAQQPGHFLMIGAAEHGFIDTKNELALICESDMLGERVVRRRQDTRRTINTDTLIRNLAELRPSQPVVHLEHGVGRYQGLTTLEAGGIKAEYLILSYAGNDKLYVPVSSLHLISRYAGGADENAPLHKLGGEAWNKARQKAAEKVRDVAAELLDIYAHRAVKPGFAFKHDWEQYQLFCQSFPFETTPDQEQAINAVLNDMCQPIAMDRLICGDVGFGKTEVAMRSAFLAVHNDKQVAVLVPTTLLAQQHFDNFRDRFANWPVRIEMISRFRSAKEQQQIVEMAAEGKVDIIIGTHKLLQSDLRWKDLGLLIVDEEHRFGVRHKEQIKAMRADVDILTLTATPIPRTLNMAMSSMRDLSIISTPPARRLAVKTFVREYDSLLVREAILREVLRGGQVYYLYNDVENIEKAKLRLEELVPEARIAIGHGQMRERDLERVMTDFHHQRFNVLICTTIIETGIDIPSANTIIIERADHFGLAQLHQLRGRVGRSHHQAYAYLLTPHPKAMTTDAHKRLEAIASLEDLGAGFALATHDLEIRGAGELLGEEQSGQMTTIGFTLYMELLESAVDALKAGRKPSLEDLTNSQTDVELRMPILLPDDYIPDVNMRLSFYKRIASAKDASELAELKVELIDRFGTLPDPGRHLLHSAAIRLLAQKLGIKRIEAHEKGGFIEFSEKNKVDPTYLIGLLQKQPEIYRLDGPAKLKFIIDLNERTARLEFIQQLLDTFEHHQICS from the coding sequence ATGTCCTCAAAATATCGTTATGAACTTCCCGAACGTCGCGGTGATAACCGTCAATTAGGCCAACTTACTGGTGCCGCTTGCGCGGTAGAGTGTGCTGAAATTATCGAACGCCATCAAGGCCCTGTCGTACTGATAACCAAGGATATGCAAAACGCCTTACGTCTGCATGATGAAATCCATCAGTTTACCGACTGCTCCGTTGATCTCCTTTCCGATTGGGAAACACTGCCGTATGACAGTTTTTCTCCTCATCAGGAGATCATTTCCAACCGTCTGTCTACACTTTACCGTCTGCCGACGATGACCAAAGGTGTTTTAATCCTGCCGATAAATACCTTAATGCAACGGGTTTGCCCTCATGAGTACCTTAACGGGCATGCACTCGTTATGCACAAAGATCAGAGACTCTCACGGGATAAACTCCGTACTGAATTAGAACAGGCTGGCTATCGTAGTGTCGAACAAGTTCTTGAACACGGCGAATTCGCTACTCGTGGCGCACTACTTGATCTTTTCCCTATGGGAAGTGAGCATCCCTATCGTATTGATTTTTTCGATGATGAAATCGACAGCTTACGCATTTTCGATGTTGACAGCCAACGCACGCTGACTGAAGTTAAACAAATCAACCTACTGCCTGCTCATGAATTCCCAACCGATAAAGAGACAATTGAACTGTTTCGCAGCCAGTGGCGGGAACGTTTTGAAGTCCGTCGTGACAATGAGCATATTTATCAGCAAGTCAGTAAAGGCACGTTACCGGCCGGGATAGAATACTGGCAACCGTTGTTTTTTAACCAACCCTTGCCTTCATTGTTTGATTATCTACCCGACAACACTTTGCTTATCAGTCAAGAAATAAACCATTCCGCCGAACGTTTTTGGCAAGACATCCAACAACGCTTTGAGAGCCGTAAAATTGACCCAATGCGCCCTCTCTTACCCCCAGAAGAGCTTTGGCTTCCGGCTGACAATTTATTCTCAGCGCTAAAAAACTGGCCCCGCATTCAACTTAAAACAGAGGAATTGAGCAAAAAAGCGAGTCACGTAAATCTTGATTATCAACTGCTGCCTGATCTCTCCGTTGTTGCGCAAAATAAGGCACCTCTGGATAAGCTTCGCCGATTCCTTGAACAATTCAGTGGCCGCGTTATTTTCTCTGTTGAGAGCGAAGGACGGAAAGAAACGTTACAGGAATTATTGTCACGAATAAAGATTAAACCCATTAAAATCAGCAAATTGCATCAAGCACAACAGCCAGGTCACTTTTTGATGATTGGTGCCGCTGAACATGGTTTTATCGATACAAAGAATGAACTGGCTCTAATCTGTGAAAGCGACATGCTTGGTGAACGTGTTGTCCGCCGCCGTCAAGATACCCGTCGCACGATTAATACCGATACCCTGATCCGTAACCTTGCAGAATTACGCCCCAGTCAGCCAGTGGTCCATTTGGAACATGGCGTTGGTCGTTACCAGGGGCTAACTACGCTGGAAGCAGGTGGTATCAAAGCTGAATATCTGATCTTAAGTTATGCCGGTAACGACAAACTTTATGTTCCGGTCTCTTCCCTGCATTTGATCAGCCGCTACGCAGGGGGTGCTGATGAAAATGCCCCATTACATAAATTGGGCGGAGAGGCATGGAACAAAGCCCGCCAGAAAGCTGCCGAAAAAGTACGCGATGTCGCTGCGGAGTTGCTTGACATTTATGCTCACCGCGCCGTAAAACCAGGATTTGCGTTTAAACATGATTGGGAACAATACCAATTGTTCTGTCAAAGCTTTCCATTTGAAACAACGCCAGATCAGGAACAGGCAATTAACGCAGTTCTGAATGATATGTGTCAGCCAATCGCGATGGATCGCTTAATTTGCGGTGATGTAGGCTTTGGCAAAACCGAAGTTGCAATGCGCTCCGCATTTCTGGCAGTCCATAATGACAAGCAGGTGGCGGTCCTGGTTCCGACAACCCTGTTGGCTCAGCAACATTTTGATAATTTCCGCGACCGTTTTGCTAATTGGCCTGTACGTATTGAGATGATATCCCGTTTCCGCAGCGCCAAGGAACAGCAACAAATCGTTGAAATGGCAGCCGAAGGTAAAGTCGATATTATTATTGGTACGCATAAGTTGCTACAAAGCGACTTGCGCTGGAAAGACCTGGGTTTGTTAATTGTGGATGAAGAGCATCGGTTTGGTGTTCGCCACAAAGAGCAGATCAAAGCCATGCGTGCCGATGTCGATATTCTGACCCTCACCGCAACCCCTATTCCACGAACGCTCAATATGGCAATGAGTAGTATGCGGGATCTCTCAATTATTTCGACCCCGCCCGCTCGCCGTCTGGCAGTCAAAACCTTCGTGCGCGAATATGACAGTTTGCTGGTGCGAGAAGCCATACTGCGTGAAGTTTTGCGCGGTGGTCAAGTCTACTACCTCTATAATGATGTTGAAAATATTGAGAAAGCGAAGCTGCGTCTTGAAGAATTAGTACCAGAAGCACGGATCGCCATTGGTCATGGGCAGATGCGTGAACGGGATTTGGAACGGGTGATGACCGATTTCCATCATCAACGATTTAATGTTCTGATTTGTACCACAATTATTGAGACAGGCATCGATATTCCAAGCGCCAATACCATCATTATTGAACGTGCTGACCATTTTGGCCTGGCCCAACTGCACCAATTGCGGGGGCGTGTCGGACGTTCTCACCATCAGGCTTATGCTTACCTGCTGACACCACATCCGAAAGCAATGACAACCGACGCACACAAACGTCTGGAAGCCATCGCCTCCCTTGAAGATTTAGGGGCGGGTTTTGCACTGGCAACTCACGATCTTGAAATCCGTGGAGCCGGCGAACTCCTAGGTGAAGAACAAAGCGGTCAGATGACAACAATCGGCTTCACTCTCTACATGGAGCTGTTAGAAAGTGCTGTCGATGCACTAAAAGCAGGCCGCAAACCCTCACTTGAAGACTTGACCAATAGTCAAACTGACGTTGAATTGCGGATGCCTATTTTGTTACCTGATGATTATATTCCTGATGTCAATATGCGTTTGTCTTTTTATAAACGTATTGCCAGCGCCAAAGACGCATCAGAATTAGCAGAATTGAAGGTTGAATTGATAGACCGGTTCGGCACATTACCTGATCCGGGGCGTCACTTATTACACTCAGCAGCCATTCGCCTGTTAGCTCAGAAATTAGGTATTAAACGAATAGAAGCCCATGAAAAGGGAGGGTTCATTGAGTTTAGTGAAAAAAATAAAGTTGATCCAACTTATCTGATCGGCCTGTTACAAAAACAACCTGAAATTTATCGGTTGGATGGCCCCGCTAAACTTAAATTCATCATTGATCTGAACGAAAGAACGGCACGCCTGGAATTCATTCAGCAATTACTTGATACTTTTGAACATCATCAGATCTGCTCTTAA